The genomic region ATCGCGCAGATCGTCTTTCGAGAGTCCGTGCAGGAAGCGGCTGGCTTCGGCTGTGTCGCTACGCGCCGCCATCGTGAGTGCTCGTATGACCCTCTCGCCTGTAGTCGAATCGCCGATGCCAGACATCGAAATATCGCGGCCCCGATCCGATGAAGCCACAACGAGAAAGAAGTCACGATCCGAATCCGAATGCGCCTGGCGCAGGAGGCTGCCGGCCTCAAGCAGCGATCCTTCTGCCGCCCGATTGCACGCCATGACGACGAGTGCCTGTTCGTGAATATCGTCCGCAAGGGTCGGATCGTTCCGGAACAACCGGGCCAGGCTATCCGCCGCGGTCCAGTCGCTCGCGGCCACAGGAATCGCCATGTGGTAGGCCAGGGCGGTTCCTCTTAGCTTGGTGCTTTCCAGTCGGGCCTCGTCGATGAGACCGAACATGAGTAGCATATCGATCTCGTTTGCGAGTACCCACTGCTGCGGTCCGAACGGCCCCACGTGTGCTGCGCGCCGGGCGCAATCGAGTGCTTCCTGGTAGCGACCGGCGATCATCAAGAGGCCGACGCGATTCCCCAGCGAACTGCTCAATTGATAGCCTCGGCGGATCAACTCCTGGCTGAGCGCATCGGCACGCTCGAAATTGCCGTCCAGGCTCTCCTTGCATTGCTGGAGGAACATCTGCCCTTCTTCCGTCAGCCGCTCCGGGTGTCGAAGTGCCTGATTCAGTGCATAACGCACCGAATCCATCTCGCTGAGATGCCAGTGACCGAACATCTTCAGGGCCCAGGCCTCAGCGAAATCAGGATCGATACGAAGTACTTCGCGCAGGAGTACCAGAGAGCCGCGGTCGTCCCCCTGCATCTGCTGCATCTCGAACGCTTCGGCGTACTTGCGATAGGCCTCGAAAGACGGCGTTGCGGCCGTCCAACGAAGGTGTGTCTGCTGGAGTGCGGACCGCTTCTCCCCGAGCCCTTCGCGTAGTTTCTCCGCGAGGCGCCGCAGGGTGGCAATCAACGCGTCCTCACCATTGGCTGTGTCGTTGAAAGAACAGATGACGCTGCCATTGTCCGCGTCAACCGCCCTGAGCACGATTGCGTAGTTGGAACCCAGGCGGTCTATGCGTCCTTCCACGACGGTCCTAATACCGCTCCGGTACGCTATTTCCCGGGCGATCGCACCGTCCACCCGGGTGGTCTCCGGCATTGCCGCCAGGGAAAGGCCAATTCTGATCTGTTCGGTCGGGACTGCCTCGACGATGTTCGACTCGTCCAGAGTCGCAATAACCAGATGTCTTGCGGCGACGCCAAGCGAAGGTGATTCCCTGGGAGCGTCGAATTCGGCAACCATGACCCATGGCCGCGGATCTGCTGGGCCGCTGTTGCCCGCGTCCCCGGTCGGCAGCCATCCCCGGTCGATCGCCAGCCACGCGGAAGCGGCGATCGTTGCCGTGAGGACGAGGAGAGGAGCGGTGAGTCTCCGCCGCCTCAACCTGCGCAGCAGGGAGGATCGCGGAGTCTTGATTCCGCGCGAAATGAGGTCGCGCTGTGTCTCGAGATCCGACAGGAGCGCGGTCATCGTCTGGTAACGCTTCGCAGGGTCTTTTGTGAGCGCTTTATCGAGAACGTCTTCCAGGGTTCCCGGCACTTCGCGTCGTGTCTCTATGATCGGCCTGGGGGCCTCATGCATGATCGAATAGAGCAGCGCGGGTTCCACCGCCCCCTTGAATGGCAGTTCGCCAGAGAGCATCTCGTAGAGCATTACGCCGAGTGACCAGATGTCGGTGCGATGATCCACGGCGTCACCCGCCGCCTGCTCCGGAGACATGTAGGCGACTGTCCCGACCATCGTCCCGCTCTTTGTGAGCCGGGTCTGTGTTGCGAGCTTTGCGAGTCCAAAGTCCACCACCTTCGCCTGACCCTCTGGCGTAACAATGACGTTGCCCGGCTTGACGTCCCGGTGGATAACGCCTGCCTCGTGTGCCTTCGATAGGCCTCGTGCCACCTGCACGGCGATGTCCAATGCCTCATCAATCGCCATCGGACCGTCCCCGACCTTCTCGGTGAGGTTCCCACCCTCGACAAACGCCATGGCGATGAACGTCTGTCCATCGGCCTCGTAGATCTCGTGGATTGTCGTGATATTGGGATGATCGAGGGCGGCGGCCGCCTGGGCTTCGTGAAGGAATCGCTTCTTCTGCTGTGGATCCGCCAGCAGGTGGGGAGAGAGGAACTTCAGGGCAACGGTGCGTCTGAGGGTGAGATCCTCAGCCTTGTAGACAACGCCCATCCCCCCGCGCCCGAGTTCCGCGGTGATCCTGTAGTGAGATATGGTTTGGCCGATCAATCCCGGTCCTCCGCGAACTGCAGTGGTCGGAGTGCAGAGAAGGCAGTTTACATGATCTTCGTAGATCTGTAGAGCCGGTTGTCGCGGTCGGCGCTGTGGCTCGGGGGCGGACCTTGGTTTTCGAGGCTTGCCGGGCTCGGGAAAGCCCACTCCGGGGGTGGGTTGACGTGCCCTTGTTCTCACGCTACTCTGGCCGACAGGAAACCATGAACGACCTCCGCCGCGACATCAGCCTGTTTGTCTCCGTGGCCCGCATCGAGGCATCGCTGCACAGCGACCGGCTTGCCCTGCAACGAATACCCACCGAGATAGAGACCATCGACCGCGCCCTCGCCGGCCTCGAGGCCCGCGAGAAGGCGGCGCGCGCCAGACTCGACGGCCTGCTGGTGGCACG from Candidatus Krumholzibacteriia bacterium harbors:
- a CDS encoding serine/threonine protein kinase, producing MIGQTISHYRITAELGRGGMGVVYKAEDLTLRRTVALKFLSPHLLADPQQKKRFLHEAQAAAALDHPNITTIHEIYEADGQTFIAMAFVEGGNLTEKVGDGPMAIDEALDIAVQVARGLSKAHEAGVIHRDVKPGNVIVTPEGQAKVVDFGLAKLATQTRLTKSGTMVGTVAYMSPEQAAGDAVDHRTDIWSLGVMLYEMLSGELPFKGAVEPALLYSIMHEAPRPIIETRREVPGTLEDVLDKALTKDPAKRYQTMTALLSDLETQRDLISRGIKTPRSSLLRRLRRRRLTAPLLVLTATIAASAWLAIDRGWLPTGDAGNSGPADPRPWVMVAEFDAPRESPSLGVAARHLVIATLDESNIVEAVPTEQIRIGLSLAAMPETTRVDGAIAREIAYRSGIRTVVEGRIDRLGSNYAIVLRAVDADNGSVICSFNDTANGEDALIATLRRLAEKLREGLGEKRSALQQTHLRWTAATPSFEAYRKYAEAFEMQQMQGDDRGSLVLLREVLRIDPDFAEAWALKMFGHWHLSEMDSVRYALNQALRHPERLTEEGQMFLQQCKESLDGNFERADALSQELIRRGYQLSSSLGNRVGLLMIAGRYQEALDCARRAAHVGPFGPQQWVLANEIDMLLMFGLIDEARLESTKLRGTALAYHMAIPVAASDWTAADSLARLFRNDPTLADDIHEQALVVMACNRAAEGSLLEAGSLLRQAHSDSDRDFFLVVASSDRGRDISMSGIGDSTTGERVIRALTMAARSDTAEASRFLHGLSKDDLRDSGVRQDLVMALEHELAGRWRQATDLLAPLSRGSYRFGIGLDRVYLRWITAESFVSQDLPDSAAAYFELALTPGVSPWTSRLNARMLSSLVRLRLVSLYAQTGRGDEAARQFAILDREVTHPDADMTRLITEARAALEAAGQPARAGR